A region from the Corylus avellana chromosome ca7, CavTom2PMs-1.0 genome encodes:
- the LOC132186168 gene encoding uncharacterized protein LOC132186168, whose translation MRRNFEGITERVLEKVASAAVPPDAFDNARHFLETVVRDFTLAAQGLTKDALQRIKSRLLHILPSRSPPITTKMADEAEKEANEDDERGCERKEEGITHNQQSHGGKAPYMSPASSLFASLLDKPFSRL comes from the exons ATGAGGAGGAATTTTGAAGGCATAACGGAGAGGGTGTTGGAGAAGGTGGCCTCCGCTGCTGTTCCACCTGATGCTTTCGACAACGCCCGCCACTTCTTGGAGACTGTCGTTAGAGATTTCACGCTCGCTGCTCAGGGCCTCACCAAAGACGCCTTACAGCGTATTAAGTCCCGTTTACTTCATATTCTGCCTTCCCGCTCCCCACCCATCACCActaag ATGGCGGATGAGGCTGAGAAGGAAGCTAATGAAGATGATGAGAGAGGATGTGAAAGGAAAGAGGAAGGAATAACTCATAATCAACAATCACACGGCGGCAAGGCGCCGTACATGTCACCAGCCTCCTCTTTGTTTGCTTCTCTCCTTGATAAACCATTCTCAAGGCTCTGA
- the LOC132186167 gene encoding uncharacterized protein LOC132186167 isoform X2, with translation MQAYYTPSPAILHRSSTYIGVINKVCSTSSNIIYKKSPGLRLLGRCSLALTGLLAAAAVITSAGAGAVEAPPEAETLENIPQTLSGECASPKDCKRARIQRPKSRKAESCTIKCVTTCIRGGDGSPGEGPLNVRRPLVVFKQGFRSRQYW, from the exons ATGCAAGCTTATTATACGCCAAGTCCAGCAATACTTCATAGAAGCTCAACATATATTGGAGTGATCAACAAGGTTTGTAGTACAAGTAGCAATATCATCTACAAGAAGAGCCCTGGCCTCCGACTTCTCGGGAGGTGTAGCCTGGCGCTGACTGGGTTGCTTGCCGCTGCTGCAGTGATAACTTCTGCAGGAGCAGGAGCAGTTGAAGCACCCCCGGAAGCAGAGACTCTCGAGAATATACCGCAGACACTCTCAGGAGAGTGTGCTTCGCCCAAGGATTGCAAGAGAGCGAGGATACAGAGACCCAAGTCCAGGAAAGCCGAGTCTTGCACTATCAAGTGTGTCACCACTTGCATCCGGGGTGGCGATGGCTCTCCAGGTGAAGGTCCTCTTAATGTCAGAAG GCCTCTAGTTGTTTTCAAGCAAGGGTTTCGAAGCCGTCAATACTG gTGA
- the LOC132186167 gene encoding uncharacterized protein LOC132186167 isoform X1 encodes MQAYYTPSPAILHRSSTYIGVINKVCSTSSNIIYKKSPGLRLLGRCSLALTGLLAAAAVITSAGAGAVEAPPEAETLENIPQTLSGECASPKDCKRARIQRPKSRKAESCTIKCVTTCIRGGDGSPGEGPLNVRRPLVVFKQGFRSRQYCLVECSDICNLIGDGDDGP; translated from the exons ATGCAAGCTTATTATACGCCAAGTCCAGCAATACTTCATAGAAGCTCAACATATATTGGAGTGATCAACAAGGTTTGTAGTACAAGTAGCAATATCATCTACAAGAAGAGCCCTGGCCTCCGACTTCTCGGGAGGTGTAGCCTGGCGCTGACTGGGTTGCTTGCCGCTGCTGCAGTGATAACTTCTGCAGGAGCAGGAGCAGTTGAAGCACCCCCGGAAGCAGAGACTCTCGAGAATATACCGCAGACACTCTCAGGAGAGTGTGCTTCGCCCAAGGATTGCAAGAGAGCGAGGATACAGAGACCCAAGTCCAGGAAAGCCGAGTCTTGCACTATCAAGTGTGTCACCACTTGCATCCGGGGTGGCGATGGCTCTCCAGGTGAAGGTCCTCTTAATGTCAGAAG GCCTCTAGTTGTTTTCAAGCAAGGGTTTCGAAGCCGTCAATACTG TTTGGTCGAATGTTCAGATATTTGTAATTTGATTGGAGATGGTGATGATGGACCTTAA